Proteins from a genomic interval of Brevinematales bacterium:
- a CDS encoding DUF2462 domain-containing protein, whose translation MRFWLPALFFTLFLGACGDSSRIPKPELAALSPKFIMEKGVDRYINYDEDGALYYYNSIIELWGDNPDAQEYVAWANYEIGFIRYTQDKYDLATQYFQKVLQINSPTKAPQVLAAKMMKKIEAKLNKNTPPPATNAAPVNIQPVN comes from the coding sequence ATGCGGTTCTGGTTACCGGCACTATTTTTTACATTATTTCTCGGGGCGTGCGGGGATTCCTCGCGTATCCCGAAACCCGAACTCGCGGCGCTCTCCCCGAAGTTCATTATGGAGAAGGGTGTCGACCGTTATATCAACTACGATGAGGACGGCGCGCTCTATTATTATAATTCCATCATCGAGCTATGGGGGGATAACCCCGATGCGCAGGAATATGTAGCATGGGCGAACTATGAGATCGGGTTTATCCGTTACACCCAGGATAAATACGATCTCGCCACCCAATATTTCCAGAAGGTGCTCCAGATCAACTCGCCGACGAAGGCTCCGCAGGTGCTCGCCGCGAAGATGATGAAAAAGATCGAAGCGAAGCTGAATAAAAATACGCCCCCGCCCGCGACCAACGCGGCTCCGGTGAACATCCAACCGGTCAATTAA
- a CDS encoding PadR family transcriptional regulator codes for MNEKTGDAIISSDLLRGHTDTMILKLLLGNDRYGYEIVKMIGQNSGGEYELKEATMYSSLKRLETNGDISWYWGDETQGGRRKYYKITEQGKLTYNQNKQNWEFAKRVLENLL; via the coding sequence ATGAATGAAAAAACAGGCGACGCTATAATTTCATCGGACCTGCTGCGGGGGCATACCGATACGATGATTCTGAAGCTTTTGCTGGGAAATGACCGGTATGGTTATGAAATCGTAAAGATGATCGGTCAGAATTCAGGCGGCGAGTATGAACTGAAGGAAGCTACCATGTATTCCAGCCTCAAACGGCTCGAGACAAACGGCGACATTTCGTGGTATTGGGGGGATGAAACCCAAGGAGGCAGGCGTAAATATTATAAAATTACCGAACAAGGTAAATTGACTTACAACCAAAATAAACAAAATTGGGAATTTGCAAAGCGTGTTCTGGAAAATCTATTATAG